The nucleotide sequence GTTCAAAAAAGGTGAATTGATAGAATACAAAGTTCTGTTCCCACATTCTATGATTTCTCCCGGTGGTTCATTTTCCGTAGAACCTCTTAGTGGTAACAGTTGCTTGTTCACAGCTACACTTTCTTTTCGATTTGGATGGTTGTTTTCGAAAATTGCTAAAAAAAGAGTTAATGCTATAAGGGAGCACATGCGGGAGGAAGGAGTAAATCTTAAAAGTCTACTGGAAGATCCAGATCCTTAAATCCCTTTAATGAATTCTTATCTAATAGTTAATATATTATATGGAACTGCTCTGGAATAATGGTATGTGAAGTTTTCATTGATCTTTCATTAAATGGTACATGTCTGTCGATTTTGTTTTCTTTATTTTCTATGCAACAATGTTCGGAAATACTAAGCGTAAACCTTTTAGGAAATTCTCCTGAAAATATACGAGTTAGCTGTTTTAGTGTACCCTATTCCTTTCCCGAGCTCCTCGAGATATTCTTTTGTAATCTTGATCTGCTTTTTTGGAACAAAATATGATCCCAGGTTCCTGTCAGTGATATGATGCCTTCCACTCTT is from Methanococcoides sp. AM1 and encodes:
- a CDS encoding SRPBCC family protein, which gives rise to MLTLKDSVTINRPPEVIFEWLSHFTENYTSWHQDHVIAKWISGGNFEKGSVLYSEEYLGGKLDKLSFEITGFKKGELIEYKVLFPHSMISPGGSFSVEPLSGNSCLFTATLSFRFGWLFSKIAKKRVNAIREHMREEGVNLKSLLEDPDP